AGCGTCTACCTCGAACACAAGCGGCTTCTGTCGTTGGCTGACGCTGCATCGCTCGCGGCCGCCGGCAGCTACACCCTGGGGGATGTCGACACTGCGAGAGGAAGCCCATCCGCCAGCCTTGACTCCGAACGTGTCAGGAATGTCGCCAACGACTTCATCACCAGGACACCTGCCTCCCGGCGGTTCGATGACCTGGCCGTCACCTCCGGGACGGGCACGCCGGACGGTTCCACCGCCGTCGTGGTCCTGCGAGCAGCGGTCCACCCGCCGGTGGTGAACTTCCTTGTTCCGGACGGGATCAGCATCGAGGCAACCTCCACCGCCCGGTCCAGGCTCACCCGATGACCTGGAAAGGCCATGGGGTCCGGGGGCCCGCGCCGGATGGCGTAGGGTTAAATAACCATGGCCAATATTGATTTTTCCGCAGAAATCCGCGCTCTTCGCGCCACCTACGCCTCCATCGAGCGAGTCTCCGATGTTGAGGCGCTGAAGGAAGACATCGCCGAGCTGAGCGAGCGGGCGGGGGAGCCGGACCTGTGGGACGACCCCGCGAAGGCCCAAAAAATCACCTCAAGGCTGTCACACCGGCAGTCTGAGCTGGAGCGGCTGAACACGCTGGCGTCGCGCATCGATGACCTGGAGGTCCTGGTCGAGCTTGGCCAGGATGAGGATGACGCCGATTCGATGGGGGAGGCCGCCAGCGAGCTTGAGTCCATCAGGAAATCCCTCAAGGAACTGGAAGTCGTGACCCTGCTGTCCGGGGAGTACGACGAACGTGAGGCCGTGGTTTCGATCCGGGCAGGAGCAGGCGGCGTGGATGCGGCAGACTTTGCCGAAATGCTGATGCGCATGTATCTGCGCTGGGCCGAACGGCACGGTTACCCCACCACCGTGATGGATACCTCCTACGCGGAAGAGGCGGGCCTCAAGTCGGCCACGTTCGAAGTCAAGGCACCGTACGCTTTCGGTACACTCAGCGTCGAGGCGGGAACGCACCGCCTCGTGAGGATCAGCCCCTTTGACAACCAGGGCCGCCGCCAGACGTCGTTCGCGGCTGTCGAGGTAATCCCGCTGATCGAACAGACTGACTCCATCGAGATCCCCGACAACGAAATCCGCGTTGATGTCTTCAGGTCATCGGGACCAGGCGGCCAGTCGGTCAACACCACGGACTCAGCTGTCCGGCTCACCCATATCCCTACGGGCACGGTGGTCTCCATGCAGAACGAAAAGTCCCAGCTGCAGAACCGTGCGGCTGCCATGCGCGTGCTGCAGTCCCGCCTCCTGCTCTTGAAAAAGGAGCAGGAGGACGCCGAAAAGAAGGCATTTGCCGGCGACGTCAAGGCCTCTTGGGGCGACCAGATGCGGTCCTACGTCCTCAACCCGTACCAGATGGTCAAGGACCTGCGCACCGATCACGAAGTGGGTAATACCTCGGCAGTGTTCGACGGCGAGATAGACGACTTCATCGACGCCGGCATCCGCTGGCGGACCGATAACCGGAACGCTGAGAAGTAGGCCGGACCTGCCTACCCGGTAGGCCTGATCGCGCGACACGCCCGGCGAACCCTCCCAGCCAGGCGAAAAGACTGCGTATAGTCGAGGGGCCGGAGCTCTACTTCCCCCAAACGAAAGCCCGCGCGCCGGTTGCAGATCTGGGCTGCATCAGCCATGTCCTGCAGGGTAATTAGGGCCATGATCCGATTCGAAAATGTCACCAAGGTCTACGACCAGAATGTCCGTCCTGCGCTGGACGACGTCAGCCTTGAAATTGACCGTGGTGAATTTGCCTTCCTTGTCGGCGCGTCCGGATCCGGCAAGTCGACCTTCCTGCGGCTTGTGCTCAAGGAAGACAGGGCAACATCGGGGGCCGTCTATGTCGCCGGCCAGAACGTAGCCAAGATCTCCAGTTGGCGCGTGCCCCGGCTGCGCCGCGGAATCGGCGTGGTCTTCCAGGACTTCCGGCTCCTTCCGCAGAAAAACGTCTTTGCCAACGTTGCCTTTGCCATGCAGGTCATCGGCAAGAGCCGCAGCGTCATCCGGGACACCGTTCCGGAAGTGCTCAAGACCGTTGGACTCGAAGGCAAAGAGCACCGGATGCCGCACGAACTCTCGGGCGGCGAGCAGCAGCGCGTGGCAATCGCCCGCGCCGTGGTGAACCGTCCCGGCATCCTTCTGGCCGACGAACCGACCGGAAACCTGGATCCCACGACATCCATGGGCATCATGGGAGTGCTGGACAAGATCAACCAGAACGGCACCACAGTGGTGATGGCCACCCACGACGACGACATCGTTAACGAGATGCGCAAGCGCGTTGTGGAGCTGAAGAACGGCGTGGTTATCCGCGACGAAGCCAGAGCGCTTTACACCTCCATGATTCCCATCGTGGGCCAGTCGCGCCGGCTCAAGGACGCCAGCGGCCGGGAAGAACCACCGCCCGCCGGCCCGGCAGACCAAGGGTCATCCGCAGGGGAGGAGCAGCGATGAGGCTCGCCTTTATCCTCAGTGAGATCGGGAGCGGACTTCGGCGGAACCTCTCCATGGTGGTATCAGTCATCCTGGTCACCTTCGTATCCCTGACGTTCGTGGGTGCCGCCGGCATGCTGCAGCTTCAGATCAACCAGATGAAGGGCTACTGGTATGACAAAGTCCAGGTAGCCATTTTCCTTTGCAGTGACGGTTCGACGGCGGCGGGCTGCGCCAGCGGGCCGATCACCCCCGAGCAGCAGGAGAATCTCAAGACGCTTCTCCAGTCGCCGGCTGTTGCCCAGTACATCAATGATTTCCAGTTCGAGTCCAAGGACGAGGCGTACAAGCACTTCAAGGACCAGTTTTCCAACTCGCCGATCGTGGACTCGGTGACGCCGGACCAGCTGCCAGCCTCCTTCCGCATCAACATGAAGGACCCGCAAAAATACCAGATCATCAGCGAGACATTCTCATCCCAGCCGGGCGTGGAAACTGTGATCGACCAGCGGCAACTCCTTGAACGCCTCTTCTCGGCCATGAACGCCGCGTCCCTCGTCGCCGTGAGCATCGCCGGCGTGATGATTGTGTGTGCCATCCTGCTGATCGCCACCACCATCAGGCTTTCGGCCTTTAGCCGCCGACGCGAGACAGGAATCATGCGGCTGGTGGGAGCGTCCAAGACAGTCATCCAGCTCCCGTTCATCCTCGAAGGCGTTATCGCGGCCGTGATCGGCGCTGCCCTGGCGTCCGGAACGTTGTGGGCGGTGGCCCACTTCTTCCTGGGTGAGTATCTGTCCAAGCAGTATCCGGACACGGCATTCATCTCCCCGGGGCAGACCCTGATTCTTGCGCCGGCGCTGCTAATCCTTGGCGGATCCTTGGCAGGAATTTCGTCTCTCTTGACCTTACGCAGATATTTGAGGGTTTAGGCTGTGCGAACCGACCAAGGGATGCTTATGACTGCAATGCACCGACCCTCGCCCCGGCAGGCCAGCCGCCGCCCCTCAGCGCGCCGCGCCAGCATCATCAGCGGCGTCCTGGCCCTCGTCCTGGCCGCCAGTTTTGGCGCGGCATCGCCGGCAGCATATGCCGATGATCTTGAGGACAAGAAGGCGGCGCTGGAGGCCGAGGCGGCCCGCGTGCAGCAGTCCTTGGAATTCGTTGACTCGCGGATCGCCAAGGCGGCGAGCGACCTGGTGATCTACCAGGGGCAGCTGCCTGGTGCCCAGCAGGCCCTGCTGGATGCCCAGGGGAGAGTTGCCAGCGCGGTCAAAGAGGTCGAGGCACTGTCGGCCAGGGTGGACCTCGCGCAGCAGAACAGAGCCAAGATCACCCAGCAGCTTGAATCGGACAAGCAGAAGATTGCGGACACCAAGAAGCTCATTGGCCAGATTGCCACCCAGGCGTACAAAGCCGGTGGAGTTCCTTCCAACCTGACGCTCTTTTTCGGGTCGAATGGCGGCGGAAGCCTGACGGACACCATGGACCTTGCCGATCAGGCCATGCGCAGCCAGAACTCCGCGATGGATAAGCTCTCTCAGCAGAACGCGACTAACGTCAACTCACAGGCCAGGCTCGAGGCTGTGGAAGCGGAGATCCAGGATCTGAAGGCCAAAGCCGACGCCGCGCTGGAAAAGGAAAAGGCTGCCAGGGACGAGGCTGCAAAGAAGAAGGCAGAGGTGGATCAGCTGATCGCTGACACCACCCGTCTCGACGCAGAGCTGCAGGCCGCCAAGCCCGGCATCCAGAGCCAGCTTGCTGCAGTCCAGGCAAGCCAGAATGCGGTGGCAAACGAAATTGCCGAGCGGGACCGCCGGCTCCGCGAAGCCTGGGAGGCTGAGCAGCGGCGCCTTGCCGAAGCTGCGGCTGCGGCCGCGCGCGCCAAAGGCCAGGCCGTGCAGCCCTATGCTCCGGTGACTGGCTCGCCGTCGGCCTTTGGCCTGAGGCACCCGTTCGCCAATGACGTTCCCATCACCTCAGGTTTCGGCTGGCGCCTGACGCCGCCTGGGACCATTGATTTCTACGGCACTGGCGGATACATGCACACAGGCATCGACTTTGGGGCAGCCTGCGGCACTCCCGTATATGCGGCTGCGGCCGGTGAGGTGTTTTCCTCAGGTTGGAACTCCGCCGATGGAGGCGGCTGGAGGGTCAAGCTTTCCCATGGTGTGGTGCAAGGCAACTCCCTGACCACCATTTATTACCACAACAGCAGCATTGTCGTATCCAACGGACAGCAGGTTTCCCAGGGGCAGCTGATTGCTTACTCCGGAAATACGGGCAACTCCACCGGTTGCCATGCCCACTTTGAAACCTGGCTCAACGGTGTGGCTGTGGACCCAATGCGCCTGTTGTAAGGCTTCTGCGCGGCTGCCGTACACTGGTATGACTCCGCGCCGGAACGGCCGGAGGCAACGAGGATTCAAGAACTGAGGAGTTCCAACCGTGCCCAAAGAAAGTGGCCGAAAAGTTGTGGCCACCAACCGCAAGGCCCGGCATGACTACCATGTGCTGGACACCTACGAGGCCGGCATTGCGTTGATGGGCACCGAGGTGAAGTCCCTGCGTGAGGGTCATGCATCCATGGTGGACGGCTTCTGCACGTTCTATAACGATGAGCTGTGGATGGAGGGCATCCATATCCCTGAGTACAATCAGGGCAGCTGGACCAACCACTCGGCCCGCCGGCGGCGCAAGCTGTTGCTGCACCGGGAGGAACTCATCAAAATCTCCCACAAGATCCGTGAATCCGGCTTCACGATTGTCCCGCTCCAGCTATATTTCCTCGACGGCAGGGCCAAAGTGGAAATCGGCGTCGCGAGAGGCAAGAAAGAATTCGACAAGCGCCAGAGCCTTCGGGAGCAGCAGGACAACAGGGAAGCGCTGCGCGAAGTCCGGGAGCGGAACAGGCGCTGAGGTGAGGCCGGCTGGAATCATTTCGTTCCGGCATGCGTTACTATAGGTAGTCCGGCAGCGGTTGGTTCCGACGCCGGTTTGGTAACAAAATATGGGGATGATCGGTTTCGACGATGTTAGTCGCGACAGGTGAAGCGGGCCGAGGATGCAGAATTATCTCGTAAACGCTGTCTGCAAACCAATAAGTGCCGAAAACAAGCGCACTGACTTCGCTCTTGCTGCCTAAGCAGTAAGACAGTCCGTCAGCCCGAGGTTGCTATTGCCCCGGATCCTGGCGTCATTTAGATAGCCACTGCTGTTTGCCTCCGTCATCGGGGTAAACGGGACTCTTAGATGACTGGGCCCGGATCAGCTACTTGTTTGCAAGATAGCTGGGGCCGAGAAAATCCGACGCAAACTGCGCCCGGAGAAGCCCTGACAACACGACATCGGACGGGGGTTCAATTCCCCCCATCTCCACATTTGTGATGAGTCGAGACATCCTTCAGGGATGAGTCGAGTCATCGGTTACACCCCGGTCTTCGGACCGGGGTGTTTTTCTTTGCCCGGGTTCGGGCTGGCCGGTGCAGGCAGAGTTGCGGGCCGCGGCCTGGCCGGAGGCGCGCGCGGATGCCTTGAGCCGCCGTCGTGCCTTGGCCAGGTGGCTTCGGATGGCAGCCGTAGCGAAAGCCTCGCCACTTGTACCGGGCCCCGGCCGTTCACCGTCGGCGTAGCGCGCCGGGGACTAGGACGGCCACGGGAACAGTTGATGCTGATAAGACCCGGTACGCCAACGCGTGTGGAAGCCGGGTGCCAGAAACACCCGGTAGGAGGTGCGCCATGAACCAGGCGCGGGAATACAGTTCATCAGCGTCCGACGACGATCCCCTGGACTCGTACTCCGAGACCGTCATGCGGGTGGCTGAGACAGTCACTCCGCACGTGGCGGCGATTGAAATGACCGGGAAGGGCCGGAACGGCCGCTTCCGGGTAGGTGCAGGATCTGCTGTGCTTTTCACCGAAGACGGCTACCTGCTGACAAACTCCCATGTCGTCGCGGGAACCCGTGAGGGCAACGCCGTCTTTGCCGACGGCAGCCGGACAGAGCTGGAACTTGTCGGTGCCGACCCCTTGTCAGACCTGGCGGTTGTACGCGGGCGTGCGCCGAAGGTTTCACCGGCCGAGTTCGGTGACGCGGAATCGCTCAGGGTGGGCCAATTGGTTATCGCCGTGGGCAACCCGCTGGGCCTGGCGGGGTCAGTAACGGCGGGTGTGGTCAGCGGCCTGGGACGCGCCATTCCGGTGTGGGCCGGCAGCAACCGCAGGGTGATTGAGGATGTCATCCAAACGGATGCTGCCCTTAACTCCGGGAGCTCGGGCGGCGCGCTGGCGGATAGCCACAGCAGGATCGTGGGAATCAACACAGCAGTAGCGGGCGCAGGACTAGGCCTTGCCGTGCCAATCAACGCCACCACCCGGCGGATCATCTCCGCGCTCCTGGCCGACGGTCGGGTCAGAAGGGCCTACCTCGGCGTCGTCAGCACCCCTATCAGGCTCAACGCCAGCGCCGTGGTCAGGACCGGGCAACACGACGGGCTCCGGGTAGTGGAGGTGCTGGCAGGTTCTCCCGCCGACAAGGCCGGCATCATGGCCGGGGATATTCTCCTCAGCGCTGGCGGCCGTTCCGTCAGCAACGCTGAAAGCCTGCAGAAGCTGCTCTTCGCCGACGCCATCGGCCAGCCGCTGCGCATAGCAGTGCTAAGGGATGGCAGGGAAAAGAACCTCGTGGCAGTACCCGAAGAAATGGCCGCGAACGCGTAGCGGCGTCAGTCAGCGCTTTTTCAGGTGGGCTACGGGATCGGGCGAACCGCTGCCGGGGGCTTTAGCCTTCTTTTCGGCGCGCTTTTCTTTGATGGTCTTGACCGGCTTCTTCGCCTGGCTCTGATGGGGTGCCTTGTCCGGCATGGCGTGCTCCTTACAACGAGGGACGACCTGCGTCCCTCTTCGTAAAATACGCCTGTTTCGCCGCGAATGTAATGCCCGGACTCAGTCCGGAACGGACACGTCCGCAATACCCACGAAGCGGGTCCCAACGCCGTCGAATTCGCTCCTGACGAAGCCGCGCCGGGGAGGCGGCAGTTCACCAGGCGCGTGGTGTCCGCAGACAACGTACGTGAACTCCGGCCACCACTTCTTGGGCCGGGCCGCTTCTTCATAGCCACACACAGCGCACTCCAGATGGACCCACACCGGGCGTTTGCCGGTCCGGTTGGCCCGTGACTGGACGAGCCAGGGCGGGGGGTTGTCCAGGATCGCGCCCAGTTCCGCTTCGGTCAGGCGTTTGGGGATACCGTGGCGCTGGGCCATTTCCATGGGGACATCAAGGGCTATTGCCGCGTCGCGTCTGCTAATCATCACAGTCAACGATACGGGACCCCGCCAAACCTCCAGGGCGCAAGCACCACCCGCAACAGCCGGCGTACGTCAACAGCCGGCGCTCTTTCAGTCGCCGAGGACGCAGCCCGGGTGGGACCGGTCGCTGTGCACCCAGAGCGCAGAGGTCACCTCGTCGGCCAGGTCGTACTCCCGCGTCCGGCCGGCGGACCGGATCCGCACTATCAGGGCACCGCCGAAGGGCTTGCGGCCGATCACCTCCACATCGGCGTCCAGATCGATTTCCTCAGCGGACAGGTAACGGAGCAGCTCCGGGTTCTCGTCGCTGATACGCGTGATCCGGCCGGTGTGCCCCCGGTCCAGTTCACTCATCCGGTGGGCGTGCGGCAGCAGGACCCTGCCCTCCGCCGTGGGGATCGGGTCCCCGTGGGGGTCCCGCTGGGGGTTACCCAGCTTGGCCGCCATGCGTTCAATGAAGGTGTCCGAGACTGCATGCTCGAGGAGTTCGGCCTCGTCGTGGACCTCGTCCCAGCTGTAGCCCAGCTGCTCAACCAGGTATGTCTCGATCAGGCGGTGCCGCCTCACCATGGACAGGGCCAGCCGGACGCCATCCTTGGTAAGGGTGATGGCACTGTAGGGCTTATGGTCAACCAGGCCCTGGTCCTTAAGTTTGCGGACCATCTCAGAGACGGACGAGTTGGCTACCCCCAGGCGCTGCGCCAGTTGCGAAGACGTGATGGGCTTGTCCTGCCACTCCGTAAAAGAGTAAATGACCTTGACGTAGTCCTCGATCGAGGAGGAGGGCGCGCTGGTCTTCACGTCACCAAGCCTACCGGGTGGTCCGCCGCCGTCATGCCTTTTCTGCCCGCCAGGTGAGGGTCAGGTAGGGCAGGCCGACTTCCTCGCCGGAGGCATGACCCAGATGGTCGTGGAGGTACCAGTCGAGGTTGGCAAGCACCTTGCTCCGGGCGGACTCGCCGGCGCGAAGGAAGTAGCTCCGGGACTTCGCCAGTTCCATGATGTCAAGGGTGGTGAGCTCGTCCTGCCAGCGTGTCAGATGGCTCTCGAGTCCTTTGAACTCCGTTCCCAGCAGGGGGCGGAAGCCGGGCTTGTACACGTCTCCCGCGTGCATGATCCGTG
Above is a window of Arthrobacter pascens DNA encoding:
- the ftsE gene encoding cell division ATP-binding protein FtsE, which gives rise to MIRFENVTKVYDQNVRPALDDVSLEIDRGEFAFLVGASGSGKSTFLRLVLKEDRATSGAVYVAGQNVAKISSWRVPRLRRGIGVVFQDFRLLPQKNVFANVAFAMQVIGKSRSVIRDTVPEVLKTVGLEGKEHRMPHELSGGEQQRVAIARAVVNRPGILLADEPTGNLDPTTSMGIMGVLDKINQNGTTVVMATHDDDIVNEMRKRVVELKNGVVIRDEARALYTSMIPIVGQSRRLKDASGREEPPPAGPADQGSSAGEEQR
- the prfB gene encoding peptide chain release factor 2; its protein translation is MANIDFSAEIRALRATYASIERVSDVEALKEDIAELSERAGEPDLWDDPAKAQKITSRLSHRQSELERLNTLASRIDDLEVLVELGQDEDDADSMGEAASELESIRKSLKELEVVTLLSGEYDEREAVVSIRAGAGGVDAADFAEMLMRMYLRWAERHGYPTTVMDTSYAEEAGLKSATFEVKAPYAFGTLSVEAGTHRLVRISPFDNQGRRQTSFAAVEVIPLIEQTDSIEIPDNEIRVDVFRSSGPGGQSVNTTDSAVRLTHIPTGTVVSMQNEKSQLQNRAAAMRVLQSRLLLLKKEQEDAEKKAFAGDVKASWGDQMRSYVLNPYQMVKDLRTDHEVGNTSAVFDGEIDDFIDAGIRWRTDNRNAEK
- the smpB gene encoding SsrA-binding protein SmpB yields the protein MPKESGRKVVATNRKARHDYHVLDTYEAGIALMGTEVKSLREGHASMVDGFCTFYNDELWMEGIHIPEYNQGSWTNHSARRRRKLLLHREELIKISHKIRESGFTIVPLQLYFLDGRAKVEIGVARGKKEFDKRQSLREQQDNREALREVRERNRR
- a CDS encoding peptidoglycan DD-metalloendopeptidase family protein translates to MTAMHRPSPRQASRRPSARRASIISGVLALVLAASFGAASPAAYADDLEDKKAALEAEAARVQQSLEFVDSRIAKAASDLVIYQGQLPGAQQALLDAQGRVASAVKEVEALSARVDLAQQNRAKITQQLESDKQKIADTKKLIGQIATQAYKAGGVPSNLTLFFGSNGGGSLTDTMDLADQAMRSQNSAMDKLSQQNATNVNSQARLEAVEAEIQDLKAKADAALEKEKAARDEAAKKKAEVDQLIADTTRLDAELQAAKPGIQSQLAAVQASQNAVANEIAERDRRLREAWEAEQRRLAEAAAAAARAKGQAVQPYAPVTGSPSAFGLRHPFANDVPITSGFGWRLTPPGTIDFYGTGGYMHTGIDFGAACGTPVYAAAAGEVFSSGWNSADGGGWRVKLSHGVVQGNSLTTIYYHNSSIVVSNGQQVSQGQLIAYSGNTGNSTGCHAHFETWLNGVAVDPMRLL
- a CDS encoding pilus assembly protein TadG-related protein, with translation MDEDGQMIVLIIGYVLLALLVTTLVVGISSVYLEHKRLLSLADAASLAAAGSYTLGDVDTARGSPSASLDSERVRNVANDFITRTPASRRFDDLAVTSGTGTPDGSTAVVVLRAAVHPPVVNFLVPDGISIEATSTARSRLTR
- the ftsX gene encoding permease-like cell division protein FtsX — its product is MRLAFILSEIGSGLRRNLSMVVSVILVTFVSLTFVGAAGMLQLQINQMKGYWYDKVQVAIFLCSDGSTAAGCASGPITPEQQENLKTLLQSPAVAQYINDFQFESKDEAYKHFKDQFSNSPIVDSVTPDQLPASFRINMKDPQKYQIISETFSSQPGVETVIDQRQLLERLFSAMNAASLVAVSIAGVMIVCAILLIATTIRLSAFSRRRETGIMRLVGASKTVIQLPFILEGVIAAVIGAALASGTLWAVAHFFLGEYLSKQYPDTAFISPGQTLILAPALLILGGSLAGISSLLTLRRYLRV
- a CDS encoding metal-dependent transcriptional regulator — its product is MKTSAPSSSIEDYVKVIYSFTEWQDKPITSSQLAQRLGVANSSVSEMVRKLKDQGLVDHKPYSAITLTKDGVRLALSMVRRHRLIETYLVEQLGYSWDEVHDEAELLEHAVSDTFIERMAAKLGNPQRDPHGDPIPTAEGRVLLPHAHRMSELDRGHTGRITRISDENPELLRYLSAEEIDLDADVEVIGRKPFGGALIVRIRSAGRTREYDLADEVTSALWVHSDRSHPGCVLGD
- a CDS encoding S1C family serine protease, encoding MNQAREYSSSASDDDPLDSYSETVMRVAETVTPHVAAIEMTGKGRNGRFRVGAGSAVLFTEDGYLLTNSHVVAGTREGNAVFADGSRTELELVGADPLSDLAVVRGRAPKVSPAEFGDAESLRVGQLVIAVGNPLGLAGSVTAGVVSGLGRAIPVWAGSNRRVIEDVIQTDAALNSGSSGGALADSHSRIVGINTAVAGAGLGLAVPINATTRRIISALLADGRVRRAYLGVVSTPIRLNASAVVRTGQHDGLRVVEVLAGSPADKAGIMAGDILLSAGGRSVSNAESLQKLLFADAIGQPLRIAVLRDGREKNLVAVPEEMAANA